The Gossypium raimondii isolate GPD5lz chromosome 2, ASM2569854v1, whole genome shotgun sequence genome segment CTATCTTTCAGTCTCACATTTTTCAAAATCCCTAAAAAATTCCCTAGTCTCCTCCAATGGCCCAACTTAACAATCTCTTAAAACCCTAGACCCTTtctctggtttttttttttcctgattttcacttcttttaattataaaaaagccGGTAAAGTCGAATGGATGGAGTGAGTAGCAGTGGAAACAGCCAAAACGATGCGTCGACGAGCGGCGGAGAATCTCAAACGACGGCGCAACCTCAAACGGCGCCAAAACCGGTGCCGGTGCAAAGTGTTAACACTCCACCTCCTTTCCTGAGTAAGACTTACGATATGGTGGATGATCCTGCTACCGATGCTATAGTTTCTTGGAGCCCATCTAACAATAGCTTCGTTGTTTGGAACCCGCCGGAGTTCGCACGGGATCTTTTGCCTAAGTATTTCAAGCATAACAACTTCTCAAGCTTCGTCAGGCAACTAAACACTTACGTAcgccatttttattttcttttatctcttTTACCTTTCGCTTATATTTGAACTCAGTTTTACTTACTATCTGAACTTGactttattacaaaaaaaatagaaaatcttaattgattttgtttcttttagttTGATTTGTGAAGTTTTTTCTGTTTTCCCTCGTCTTCCTTAGGATTTATTGCGTATGTGAAATTGTTCCAAATCGTGTTAATTGTTTGGATTTGATCGACTCATCTATAAGACTGCTGAGAAGATTTAGGAAAAGGATAACATTAGAGGATTACtgatttaaggttttttttttttttgctttttatgcATTACTTTTACTGAACTTTATACGATGGAAACTCAGCTTGATTGACAATATCAGAGATAACGGAAATGAAGAAATTCCGGAAAACTAAAGAAGATGTATCAATGAAGAATGatttagaagaagaagaaaggaagagatGAGAAAGATATTTAGATTTAGTGGGAAACAAATTGTTGTTTCTACTTTTAATTCGTTTTCGCACCTGTACACCCATAATGCGACAATACAGCTACTGCTTATATCATTATGTACACTTTTACCGCTTGTGTTGAGTGTTGACTAAGTTCTACTACCTGCATTTGGCTAGCAACAAAATTGAAGATAAAGTAATCTGTTAATTGCATGATTCTTCTATAAGTATCAGCTTATCCACTGCCATCTCTTTAATACAGTAAAACCAATGGTTTTCTTGGCGgtgtaatatttttataccatgGGCACTGTGTTGTGTTTATGACATGATCCTGCACTGATTTCCTTTTGAGTTGAGTTATATGTTTCTTTGTTTATGATGTTCCAAATGTAGGTGCCACATCAAATGCATGTTTTCTTAATATAAACAGTGAATACTGATCCTGATTGATAGTTTAATCATTTTGCTGGAATGGAGATGGGAAATCTGTGGCATCCAACAAGTGATTGTCCGTGGGAGATGGGAAATGTTTTTTTCACTTACAAAGTTTTGgtgaaaatgtatataaaatggtGTTAATTGTCTGATACTTGCACCATTACTCAGAAGCTGAGACAAGTTGCTTGCAGCTGCTGAATTCTGAAACCAAGTGTGATTTATTGTTGAATGGTATTGCCTTGAAAGCTTTGGCATTTTAAGGGAGAATGGAATCATATGATGGACATGAAATCTATTCTTCTAATTGGCAATGACATTTGCTTCATACCTACTGTAGTTACTTAGTGTCATGTTTTAGTAACAATTATTCTGAGTGATCTGCTTTTCCCCAAATTATTTTGTTCTTGTCCCTGTGTTTTTACAGGGTTTTCGAAAAGTTGATCCAGACCGTTGGGAATTTGCAAATGAGGGATTTTTAAGAGGTCAGAAACACCTACTTCGAAACATTAGCCGGCGAAAGCCAGCTCATGGCCACGGTCATCAGCAGACACAGCAATCACATGGACAGAGTTCATCTGTGGATGCCTGTGTTGAGGTTGGGAAATTCGGGCTTGAGGAAGAGGTTGAGAGGCTTAAGAGAGACAAGAATGTGCTTATGCAGGAACTTGTTAGGTTGAGGCAGCAGCAACAGGCTACTGATAACCAGCTGCAGGTCATGGTGCAACGTCTTCAGGGGATGGAGCAGCGTCAGCAGCAGATGATGTCATTCTTAGCAAAGGCTATGCAGAGCCCTGGCTTTTTGGCTCAATTTGTCCAGCAACAAAATGAGAGCAATAGGCGCATAAGTGAAGCCAACAAGAAAAGGAGGCTCAAGCAGGATGGTAATGATACTTCTGCTGCATCTGATGGACAGATTATTAAATATCAACCTTTGAATGAGGCGAAAGAAATGCTGAGGCAGATTATGAAAGGGGATTCCTCTCCCAGGCTGGACTCCTTTAACAACAATCATGAAAATTTCCTGATCGGTGATGATGCATCAGCATCCAGTGGATTGGATGGTGGTAACTCTGCAAGCCGTGTTTCAGGGGTGACTCTTAAAGAGGTCCCACCAACTTCAGGGTGTTCAACGTATGTGCCAGCTACTTCATGGATTCCAGGGCATAGTCCCTCAGCTGCAATATCTGAAATACAACCTTCCCCGTGTACAACATCCTCCGAAGAAATTACAACATCGCGATTTCCAGATATGAGTGCACTTGTTGGAGCACAAAAGCCAGCAGCCATGTCCATTCCTCAGACAGATATAAGTATGCCTGAGGTTTCTGAAATGCCAGAAATGGTCCAAGAAAGCATTGTTGATATGCCAGCAGAAAATTACGTGGAATCTGAAACTGGGAATGGTGGATTTATCGATCCCTCTACATTAGTTGTAAATGGCTCAATTCCCTTACAACTTGATGACCTTCCTGACATAGATGCCTTTTGGGAAGACCTTCTTGTGCCAAGTCCAGGGCCTGAGGATATTGAATCAACGCCAATGGATAGTAAAGGCGAGGGAAATGAAGGGCAGCCAATGGACAAAGGATGGGACGAATCTCAGTATATGGATAATCTTACAGAACAAATGGGTCTTCTTGGATCTGATAACAACAGGTCATAAGCCTTTGTACCAAAATGTACATTacctttcatttattttaggtAAACGCGAAAGttatatttgtttacttttataATCACATGATCCTCTTATTTTAGGTGTCAGAAAATGACTAATGCCTTCATTATCtctttttatctctttttactgttaaaaattggtccctGTGTGTTAGAATGAGGTAGACGTGgtgttatttgattattttgtcagTCATGTCAgtttttgagtaaaatttttaatagaaatggatgaaatttttaatagaaaggaccaatttgctctcTAATTTAatgtatagagactaatttgttcaatttttgagTAAAGGAGTAAAATGCAATTTGGCTCTTAATTCAAGtgcctccatgatacttttaccttttatgtatatatagcCTGGCATGGGTTTCTGTTTGTGGCTTGTTCCATGAGTGTTCCTATCAGTTTAACTGTTACAATGTTggattatttttgtaaatgatTAGAATATGATTGTATCAAGCATGAAATCTGTAGAAAATTAGACATTGCACAAGACCCtcatttcctcttcttttttttttcttttttctttttttaaaaattttaaaaaatatatttttagacaCAAAAAATGTAGTTTAAAAGGGGCACATTATGCAATATTACACTGCAtatacatttgtaattattCTTTGGGGCAGGCAATGAAAGGCTTTTAGATAGTAGGACTATTGCATGAAGTTGATACTTGATTGTCTTATATtcgtaactttttgaagtttgatttaTTTAGCAAGCTTTTGTTATAGTTGTTAATGGGGAATAAGGACTGCTACATGGTTTGGCCTTCCATTTCGCGTTGTGATCCTATTAACTCTCTCACCTTACCTTACTACTAATATTTGCTTACATCCCTTGTGTGGttaaagttttttcttttggttaatTACATTAGATGTCCCCGAACTATGCTttcgattttaatttatttctcaaaTGCCAAACGTATATTGGTAGTGTATCAATCAAGTCTTTCTATTAGCCTATTGTATCATGGTGCATATTTAGAATATGTGGATCAAAGTTTAAACATGTTTATACCTGGACAACTTGTGTCTagtatgttaaaaaaatagatattgtattaaaatttaggagggttatttttttaatatgatagATTTAAGCTATCCATGCGTACGTATATATATGTCTTgaatttgatccttttattttaaatgtttcgaACTAGCATGTAATGTCTAAGCTAACAGCTAGGTCAATGGAGGACCTACTTACAATCTAGATTATAGTTTAGGGACCTCTtgtctaattattattattattatcattatttgcTGAAATAAAAATCTCTTCcccttatttttcatttgagaTCTTAATTTTAGAAGCACATGTTTACTGTTTAACGATTATCCATGAAAATTGGCATCTTGTTACTAGAGAGAGAATACATTTATATCTTacaaaaaaaaccccaaaaaaagataaaaagacaCGTGTTAGTACCAGAACTAACAAAGGTTCACATAACATACAGTTCCATGGATCATGGAGTTATCACTGCCCAGCATAACATCTCTTGTATTTATACTTCTTAGATTGATTTTGATCTATCATTCATTATTGTTTCTTACAAGTGTGAAAATGGCACTAGTTAGGGAGAGAAGGCACCAACAGGGACTCCGATTATCTCTACCACCATTGCCGGCAGCCGATTTCCTGCAACAGTCTCATTACACGGCATTGCTATCTGCCATTGGTCCAACATCTCCAGACATCGAAAGCCTCTCTGACCTTGAAAGGCTCTCGGTCATCGGCCATGGCAATGGTGGCACTGTTTACAAAGTCCGGAACCGTAAAAGCTCATCTGTTTACGCGTTGAAAGTGCTTCGTTTTGATCAAAACACCGCCATAAGACATCAAGCGGCATGCGAAGCTGAAATCTTGAAAAGGGTTGATTCGCAATTTGTTGTGAAATGCTTCGCGGTGTTCGATACTATTGGAGGAGAGCTTTGTTTCGTAATGGAACATATGGAAAGAGGATCGTTATACGACGAACTTCGGGTGAGGGCAAATTTGCCTGAAGATGTAATTTCGGGGATAGCCCGAAGTGTCTTGCGAGGGTTACAATACCTACACGGAATGCAAATCGTGCATGGTGATATAAAACCATCGAACCTATTGATAAATGGGAAAGGAGAAGtgaagattgcagattttgGAGTGAGTAAGATTGTCGTAGGCACACGGAACGCCTACGATACGTTCATGGGAACATGCGCTTACATGAGCCCTGAAAGGGTCGATCCTGAGAGGTGGAATGGGGGTAATGCTGATGGTTTCGTTGGCGATATTTGGTCGCTAGGCGTGGTGGTGTTGGAATGTTGTGTCGGTCGTTATCCGTTAATTGGTCTCGGAGAAAAACCCGACTGGGCAGCATTGATGTGCGCTATATGCTTCGGAGAAAGGCCGCAGATGCCGGAAACGGTTTCGCCATATTTTAGGAGCTTTGTAAGAAGGTGTCTGGAGAAAGATTGGAGAAACAGAGGGACAGTGGATGAGCTTCTTCATCACCCTTTTGTGAATGGCACTTTTGAATTGCGGTGAAGGATTCGTCCATTTTGAGGGCcttttttttgtag includes the following:
- the LOC105789369 gene encoding heat shock factor protein HSF8 codes for the protein MDGVSSSGNSQNDASTSGGESQTTAQPQTAPKPVPVQSVNTPPPFLSKTYDMVDDPATDAIVSWSPSNNSFVVWNPPEFARDLLPKYFKHNNFSSFVRQLNTYGFRKVDPDRWEFANEGFLRGQKHLLRNISRRKPAHGHGHQQTQQSHGQSSSVDACVEVGKFGLEEEVERLKRDKNVLMQELVRLRQQQQATDNQLQVMVQRLQGMEQRQQQMMSFLAKAMQSPGFLAQFVQQQNESNRRISEANKKRRLKQDGNDTSAASDGQIIKYQPLNEAKEMLRQIMKGDSSPRLDSFNNNHENFLIGDDASASSGLDGGNSASRVSGVTLKEVPPTSGCSTYVPATSWIPGHSPSAAISEIQPSPCTTSSEEITTSRFPDMSALVGAQKPAAMSIPQTDISMPEVSEMPEMVQESIVDMPAENYVESETGNGGFIDPSTLVVNGSIPLQLDDLPDIDAFWEDLLVPSPGPEDIESTPMDSKGEGNEGQPMDKGWDESQYMDNLTEQMGLLGSDNNRS
- the LOC105789370 gene encoding mitogen-activated protein kinase kinase 10, translated to MELSLPSITSLVFILLRLILIYHSLLFLTSVKMALVRERRHQQGLRLSLPPLPAADFLQQSHYTALLSAIGPTSPDIESLSDLERLSVIGHGNGGTVYKVRNRKSSSVYALKVLRFDQNTAIRHQAACEAEILKRVDSQFVVKCFAVFDTIGGELCFVMEHMERGSLYDELRVRANLPEDVISGIARSVLRGLQYLHGMQIVHGDIKPSNLLINGKGEVKIADFGVSKIVVGTRNAYDTFMGTCAYMSPERVDPERWNGGNADGFVGDIWSLGVVVLECCVGRYPLIGLGEKPDWAALMCAICFGERPQMPETVSPYFRSFVRRCLEKDWRNRGTVDELLHHPFVNGTFELR